A stretch of the Microcebus murinus isolate Inina chromosome 6, M.murinus_Inina_mat1.0, whole genome shotgun sequence genome encodes the following:
- the LOC105867632 gene encoding LOW QUALITY PROTEIN: putative uncharacterized protein encoded by LINC01599 (The sequence of the model RefSeq protein was modified relative to this genomic sequence to represent the inferred CDS: inserted 2 bases in 1 codon; deleted 2 bases in 2 codons), which yields MEPGPWDRTPQGALGGRDPLMFPLSRPCSERKFCGLLAGQGRDSNRRQWAESAEDPPEIXLHTLCPQTTAPLLIAGEVGACTAREGQDQVPALVTPAQEVLCTVHPQPKRVPLHSFCVNPQLLSRPWLVCWESPHSPALPATWWLTPQAGKQVQPGGHDAWWALPVALKMNLLLLVLLAQPFQSGEWMPVFSHIPPGTQTNAAAIINVCISYSEYV from the exons ATGGAGCCTGGCCCATGGGACAGGACTCCCCAGGGAGCACTCGGCGGCAGGGACCCACTGATGTTTCCTCTCAGCCGCCCATGCTCAGAGAGGAAGTTCTGCGGCTTGCTGGCAGGGCAAGGCCGTGACAGTAACAGAAGACAATGGGCAGAGAGTGCAGAAGATCCCCCTGAGAT CCTGCACACCCTGTGTCCCCAGACCACGGCCCCTCTGCTCATAGCTGGAGAAGTGGGG GCGTGCACAGCCAGGGAAGGCCAGGACCAGGTTCCAGCCTTAGTAACTCCTGCTCAGGAAGTCCTGTGTACTGTCCATCCTCAACCAAAGAGGGTCCCATTACACTCATTTTGTGTAAATCCCCAGTT ACTGAGCCGCCCTTGGCTGGTCTGCTGGGAGTCCCCACACAGCCCCGCCCTGCCGGCCACCTGGTGGCTGACGCCCCAGGCAGGGAAGCAGGTCCAGCCTGGTGGACACGATGCCTGGTGGGCGTTGCCCGTGGCGCTGAAAATGAACCTGCTCCTTTTGGTGCTGTTGGCACAGCCTTTCCAGAGCGGTGAATGGATGCCAGTCTTCTCCCACATCCCTCCAGGAACTCAGACGAATGCAGCTGCT ATAATAAATGTGTGCATTTCTTATTCTGAGTACGTCTGA